The proteins below come from a single Natranaerofaba carboxydovora genomic window:
- a CDS encoding cysteine hydrolase family protein, translated as MSLYFNKKDSAVLVIDLQKSVSSDKDSWAVEDYDTVLKNAETCIDACREADIPIIYAAYELDPNGMDKMKYEPVDSTGRPLHSVRGDKETEICDEVKPEIDDVIFTKQKFSAWYGTKLDIILSNLGINHLIVFGIWTEACLETTVWDAIWRDYQITLVKDACGSATNDMHKIAVLDMANWLYGGSIINSTELSKALNGQDYKVWHFEKPAQFLYTLDTVNSMYKSLDDRISFQ; from the coding sequence ATGTCACTCTATTTTAATAAAAAAGATAGTGCGGTTTTGGTTATTGATCTGCAAAAATCAGTTAGTTCTGATAAAGATTCTTGGGCTGTTGAAGATTATGATACAGTGCTAAAAAATGCAGAGACTTGTATAGATGCTTGCAGAGAGGCTGACATTCCTATCATTTATGCAGCCTATGAGTTAGATCCAAATGGAATGGATAAGATGAAATACGAGCCTGTAGATAGCACTGGACGTCCCCTTCACAGTGTACGTGGAGACAAGGAAACAGAAATATGTGATGAAGTTAAGCCTGAAATAGACGATGTTATTTTTACAAAACAGAAATTTTCTGCCTGGTATGGTACCAAACTAGATATTATTTTAAGTAACTTGGGTATAAACCATCTTATAGTATTTGGCATTTGGACAGAGGCCTGTTTAGAGACAACTGTGTGGGATGCAATCTGGAGAGATTATCAAATTACTTTGGTTAAGGATGCATGTGGTTCTGCGACTAATGATATGCACAAAATTGCTGTACTAGATATGGCAAACTGGCTTTATGGTGGCTCAATTATTAATTCTACAGAACTTTCTAAAGCTCTTAATGGGCAGGATTATAAAGTGTGGCATTTTGAAAAGCCGGCCCAGTTTTTGTATACTCTTGATACCGTTAACTCGATGTACAAATCCTTGGATGACAGAATTAGTTTCCAATGA
- a CDS encoding aspartate dehydrogenase — MIEVGLIGAGSIGQTLSDAIINGGISGLNLKIIGDHNLEGAKKLADKHSCSATSEIYNFTKIPLDLVVEAASQNAVYKYSEIILNNNIDLLIMSVGALTDDKLYSNLKDISNKNNSKIYIPSGAIGGIDLIKTAKLTGLNSVKLTTRKPPKSLDVESSAKEAKEKVVFNGSAREAVKAYPANVNVAAILSLAGLGPDKTKVKVICDPNVKNNIHEVDISGQFGSCTLKISNLPSPQNNKTSHLACLSVISALDNLSSNIIIGN, encoded by the coding sequence GTGATAGAAGTAGGATTAATTGGTGCAGGTTCTATTGGACAAACATTATCGGATGCAATTATAAACGGGGGAATTTCGGGGTTAAATTTAAAAATCATTGGAGACCACAACTTAGAAGGAGCCAAAAAACTTGCAGACAAGCATAGCTGTTCTGCAACCTCAGAAATTTATAACTTTACAAAAATACCCCTTGATCTAGTAGTAGAAGCAGCTTCACAAAATGCTGTCTATAAATATTCTGAAATTATCCTAAATAACAATATTGACCTACTCATTATGAGCGTTGGAGCTTTAACTGATGATAAGCTCTACTCTAACCTAAAAGACATAAGCAATAAAAATAACTCTAAGATCTATATCCCTTCCGGGGCTATTGGAGGGATAGACCTTATAAAAACAGCAAAGTTAACAGGTCTAAACTCTGTTAAACTTACAACAAGAAAACCACCAAAAAGCTTAGATGTTGAATCTTCAGCAAAAGAAGCAAAGGAAAAAGTAGTGTTCAATGGAAGTGCTAGAGAAGCAGTTAAGGCTTATCCGGCAAATGTTAATGTAGCAGCTATTTTGTCCCTTGCCGGCCTAGGACCTGACAAAACAAAGGTAAAAGTAATCTGTGACCCAAATGTAAAAAACAACATTCATGAAGTAGATATCTCAGGCCAGTTCGGGAGTTGTACATTAAAAATATCCAATCTCCCAAGCCCACAGAATAATAAGACAAGCCATTTAGCTTGTCTTAGCGTAATATCTGCTCTTGATAATTTGTCAAGTAATATAATCATTGGAAACTAA
- a CDS encoding DUF6449 domain-containing protein, whose protein sequence is MKHKTSLYNSFNKGLITSNLKRFWWVSALYTILLFFALPLRLIMQLDVIHEEWVRRNIQGSLDLTLSQNQIQILLIFIVPVIVGVLVFRYLQQGYAASMIHSLPFTRKDIFFNQAFSGLVLIAFPIIFNGIFLLIFQATTSLGEIYSSSDVFSWAGYSLLFLLLMYNFSVFIGMFTGNSIAQLAFNYILHLLPLGVFILFQANITHILHGYSRSSLNEPSFLENIPFAAITSSKDLNELIIWYLIFTTIFFIGSYYSYKFRNIEVAGDVISFQVVKPIFKYGVTLCSMLLGGAYFTSISTGGFITVFFGYIFSSLLGYFIAEMLIQKSYKVSSAYKGYLVYIVIVLLAFTGIQADVIGFVGRVPEPEEVKSVYFGHGLHHFQDVKKEQSKDFQNLYKEKENIDNIINLHKELIEEGKTDSGGYRHIIYTLEDGSHLIREYRIDDQRHASLLKPIYESMEYKINRYPMLEQDPAHINRIELRDTRAPDEKTLFLDDEETEEFATLLQEEIKGLSYEDLIDSGREYIYATITKPDGTPTRLSLKESYNSIFKWLEENNYYERFVVSPDDINYVVLENTRRSPDLEQKQVEIRDPQVIEEILSLLRHQDEKSDGEYVFVGLYQDERHPYFQDRLLIDDNISSELEDNLNQLGL, encoded by the coding sequence ATGAAGCACAAAACGTCATTATATAATTCGTTTAATAAAGGGCTTATAACAAGTAATCTAAAACGTTTTTGGTGGGTCAGTGCACTATATACTATACTACTGTTTTTCGCACTTCCCTTAAGACTTATAATGCAGTTAGATGTTATACATGAAGAATGGGTAAGAAGAAATATTCAAGGCTCCCTAGATCTAACCTTATCCCAAAACCAAATTCAAATTCTACTTATTTTTATAGTGCCTGTGATTGTTGGTGTATTAGTTTTTCGCTATTTACAGCAGGGCTATGCTGCTTCAATGATTCATAGTCTACCTTTTACAAGAAAGGACATTTTTTTCAACCAGGCTTTCTCTGGCCTTGTATTAATAGCATTTCCCATAATTTTTAATGGAATCTTTTTGCTTATCTTTCAGGCAACTACAAGCCTGGGTGAAATTTACTCAAGCTCAGATGTATTTAGCTGGGCAGGGTATAGTCTACTCTTTCTACTTTTAATGTATAACTTTTCAGTCTTTATAGGAATGTTTACAGGAAATTCAATCGCTCAACTAGCTTTTAATTATATATTACACCTGCTTCCTTTGGGTGTTTTCATTCTATTTCAGGCTAATATAACCCATATACTTCACGGCTATAGTCGAAGTTCACTAAATGAACCTTCTTTTTTAGAAAATATACCATTTGCCGCCATTACTAGTAGTAAAGACCTGAATGAATTAATTATTTGGTATTTGATTTTTACAACAATTTTCTTTATAGGTTCATATTACAGCTATAAATTCAGAAATATTGAAGTGGCAGGAGATGTCATATCTTTTCAGGTTGTAAAACCAATTTTCAAATACGGTGTAACCTTATGCTCAATGCTTCTTGGCGGGGCTTATTTTACAAGCATTTCCACAGGAGGTTTCATAACCGTATTCTTTGGCTATATATTTAGTTCATTACTTGGTTATTTCATAGCGGAGATGTTAATCCAAAAATCTTATAAAGTATCAAGTGCTTACAAAGGTTATTTGGTCTATATTGTGATAGTTTTATTAGCATTTACTGGTATTCAAGCTGACGTAATTGGTTTTGTAGGTAGAGTGCCAGAGCCAGAAGAAGTAAAGTCAGTTTATTTTGGTCATGGCCTACATCACTTTCAAGATGTAAAAAAAGAGCAGTCAAAGGATTTTCAAAACTTATATAAAGAAAAAGAAAATATTGATAATATCATTAACCTCCATAAGGAATTGATAGAAGAAGGAAAAACCGATTCAGGAGGTTACAGGCATATTATCTACACCTTAGAGGATGGAAGTCATCTAATCAGGGAATATAGAATAGACGACCAAAGGCATGCTTCATTACTAAAACCAATTTACGAGTCCATGGAATACAAAATAAACAGGTATCCAATGTTAGAACAAGACCCTGCCCACATAAACAGAATTGAACTTAGAGATACAAGGGCCCCTGATGAGAAAACTTTATTTTTGGATGATGAAGAAACAGAAGAATTTGCAACCCTTTTACAAGAAGAAATAAAAGGACTATCTTATGAAGACCTGATAGATAGTGGTAGAGAATATATTTATGCCACAATTACAAAACCAGATGGGACCCCAACTCGGCTCAGCCTAAAAGAAAGTTATAATTCTATCTTTAAGTGGCTAGAAGAAAATAATTATTACGAAAGATTCGTCGTCTCACCCGATGATATAAACTATGTGGTTTTAGAAAATACACGCAGATCTCCAGACCTAGAACAAAAACAGGTAGAAATAAGAGACCCTCAAGTGATTGAAGAAATTCTTTCACTTCTTCGCCATCAAGATGAGAAGTCAGACGGCGAATACGTATTTGTAGGACTTTATCAAGATGAGAGGCATCCATATTTTCAGGATAGACTTCTTATCGATGATAACATTTCATCTGAACTAGAAGATAATTTGAACCAATTAGGGTTATAA
- a CDS encoding ABC transporter ATP-binding protein — protein MIEVTNLTKNFGDFNALDNLSITVKKSSVYGLLGPNGSGKTTLIKHLVGVYRQDKGEVKIAGEPVFENPKIKSSLIYIPDDLYFFSQYSIKEAAYYYKSIYPCWNENRFQRLRDYFPIDIKKRITKLSKGMQKQVAFWLGISTMPAVMILDEPVDGLDPVMRKKVWNLMLQDVAERNTTILVSSHNLRELEDVCDHIGIIHNGKIVVQRELDNLKSDIHKIQVAYKGEVPEIFLDGFEVLHNSKNGSVTMLIVRGNKEDVLSNLNSTNPIVLDVLPLTLEEIFIYELGGMGYEAQNVII, from the coding sequence ATGATTGAAGTTACAAACTTAACTAAAAATTTTGGAGATTTTAATGCACTTGATAATCTAAGTATTACAGTTAAAAAGTCATCTGTCTACGGTCTTTTAGGGCCTAACGGATCCGGGAAGACCACCCTTATAAAACATCTTGTAGGGGTATATCGCCAGGATAAAGGGGAAGTAAAAATAGCAGGAGAACCTGTCTTTGAAAATCCTAAAATTAAATCGTCCTTAATATATATTCCAGACGACTTATACTTTTTCTCTCAGTACAGTATCAAAGAAGCAGCATATTATTATAAGAGCATCTATCCTTGCTGGAATGAAAATAGATTTCAAAGGTTAAGGGATTATTTCCCCATAGATATCAAGAAGAGAATCACCAAGCTATCAAAAGGCATGCAAAAACAGGTAGCTTTTTGGTTAGGTATATCCACTATGCCCGCCGTAATGATATTAGACGAGCCCGTCGACGGCCTTGATCCTGTCATGCGAAAAAAAGTATGGAACCTAATGCTGCAGGATGTTGCCGAAAGAAACACCACAATCCTTGTATCTTCACATAATTTGCGAGAGCTTGAAGATGTCTGCGATCATATCGGGATTATTCACAATGGAAAGATTGTAGTTCAAAGAGAATTAGACAACCTTAAATCCGACATCCACAAAATCCAGGTAGCTTATAAAGGTGAAGTACCCGAAATATTTTTAGACGGATTTGAGGTATTACACAATTCCAAAAACGGCAGCGTTACTATGCTTATTGTAAGGGGAAACAAAGAAGATGTCCTCTCTAACTTAAATAGCACCAATCCCATCGTCCTTGATGTCCTCCCCCTTACCCTTGAAGAAATCTTCATCTATGAGTTAGGAGGAATGGGTTATGAAGCACAAAACGTCATTATATAA
- a CDS encoding GntR family transcriptional regulator — protein MIQLDLTDGRPLYEQIKEKLKFLIIRGALKPDERIPSVRELAGMLTINPNTIQKAYKDLETEGFIYSIRGKGSFVTPLNETSNLARKNELLTEFKKTALELIYLNVPKEELHQYIEEVYQQRGALDD, from the coding sequence ATGATCCAACTTGACTTAACAGACGGTCGCCCACTATACGAACAGATCAAAGAAAAGCTAAAGTTTTTGATCATACGCGGCGCCTTAAAACCCGACGAGAGGATACCTTCTGTCCGTGAGCTTGCCGGGATGCTTACTATAAATCCCAACACAATACAAAAAGCTTATAAAGATTTAGAAACAGAAGGGTTTATCTACTCAATCCGCGGCAAGGGTAGTTTTGTAACTCCCTTAAATGAAACTTCAAACCTCGCAAGAAAGAATGAGCTTTTAACAGAATTCAAAAAAACTGCGCTAGAACTAATATACTTAAACGTACCAAAAGAGGAGCTACATCAATATATTGAAGAGGTCTATCAACAAAGGGGGGCATTAGATGATTGA
- a CDS encoding hemerythrin domain-containing protein — MDGIDLMVKEHEYIKEGIELTRKACLKIVDENFVDTSFFNNALIFFRNYADKHHHGKEEEILFDYLKEAGGDLEKNLINAMEIEHNWGRLLLQDLEKALDEYNKGNKAAKLDIIGNAVGYTNLLVRHIDKEDNALFKHSKNTLGPNKLEEFNNQVDKFENSSENQANRDKYIKLLENLKQKI, encoded by the coding sequence ATGGATGGCATTGACTTGATGGTTAAAGAACACGAATATATCAAGGAAGGGATAGAACTTACTAGAAAGGCGTGTTTAAAAATAGTTGATGAAAATTTTGTTGACACCAGTTTTTTTAACAATGCCTTAATATTTTTTAGAAATTATGCAGACAAACACCACCATGGCAAAGAAGAGGAGATTCTGTTTGATTATCTAAAAGAAGCTGGTGGAGATTTAGAAAAGAATTTGATAAATGCAATGGAAATAGAACATAACTGGGGAAGGTTGCTTCTACAGGATTTAGAAAAGGCCCTTGATGAATATAACAAAGGAAATAAAGCTGCTAAGCTAGACATTATAGGTAATGCAGTAGGATATACAAACTTATTAGTGCGTCATATTGATAAAGAAGATAATGCTTTATTTAAACATTCTAAAAATACATTAGGACCAAATAAGTTGGAAGAATTTAATAATCAGGTTGATAAATTTGAAAACAGTTCTGAAAATCAAGCAAATAGAGATAAATACATCAAACTCCTTGAGAATCTAAAGCAAAAAATATAA
- a CDS encoding BCCT family transporter yields the protein MVYFMTSSVSGSLVVNKITSSGKLNTPRTQRAFWAILK from the coding sequence ATGGTTTATTTTATGACTTCATCTGTCTCAGGGTCTTTAGTTGTAAATAAGATAACATCAAGCGGCAAACTTAATACTCCACGAACACAGAGAGCTTTTTGGGCAATATTAAAATAA
- a CDS encoding MTH1187 family thiamine-binding protein has product MAVLEISILPLGTDSPSISSYIQDAVREVDRNGFKYTITPTATVIEGDVDTLMEISKTLHKKTLERSDRVVTNIQIDDRTDKDVTIDHLVETAKLGELTGSNT; this is encoded by the coding sequence ATGGCAGTACTAGAAATTAGCATTTTACCCCTTGGAACTGATTCTCCAAGTATTAGCAGTTACATACAAGATGCAGTTAGAGAAGTTGATAGAAATGGTTTTAAGTACACTATCACACCTACTGCTACTGTGATAGAGGGTGATGTGGATACCTTGATGGAGATATCAAAAACTCTTCATAAAAAGACTCTTGAAAGAAGTGATAGAGTAGTAACGAATATTCAAATAGATGATAGAACTGACAAAGATGTTACCATTGACCATTTAGTAGAAACAGCCAAACTTGGAGAATTAACAGGTTCTAATACTTAG
- a CDS encoding gluconate 2-dehydrogenase subunit 3 family protein, giving the protein MGAYSKYEFKSKKSNWMKRRTTSYSSLDIKTLKAAIDTVFPGAVKANVNNYIEGLLKSSDEESLKTYEEGLRDLNRLSWSYYETLFANLTVKNRMVILETIEETNFFEQLRQHTMEGMFADPIYGGNKDKIGWKLIGFPGARFHPITHLSSGWKASKFVSLEDKERLRENER; this is encoded by the coding sequence TTGGGTGCATATTCTAAATACGAATTTAAAAGTAAAAAATCAAATTGGATGAAGAGAAGAACAACTTCCTATTCTTCTCTTGATATTAAGACGTTAAAAGCTGCTATTGATACTGTGTTTCCTGGTGCAGTTAAAGCCAATGTTAATAACTATATTGAGGGGTTACTAAAAAGCTCAGATGAAGAAAGTTTAAAAACTTATGAAGAAGGACTTAGAGATTTAAATAGGCTTTCCTGGAGTTATTATGAGACTTTGTTTGCTAATCTTACTGTAAAAAATCGTATGGTTATACTAGAGACGATCGAAGAAACTAATTTTTTTGAGCAATTAAGACAGCATACAATGGAAGGGATGTTTGCCGATCCGATATATGGAGGTAACAAGGATAAAATAGGTTGGAAATTGATAGGATTTCCAGGGGCACGCTTTCATCCGATCACGCATCTTAGTAGTGGGTGGAAAGCTTCTAAATTTGTTAGTCTAGAAGATAAGGAGAGGTTAAGAGAAAATGAGCGTTAA
- a CDS encoding GMC family oxidoreductase, whose protein sequence is MSVNKKDANVIIVGFGCAGGILARELAESGLKVIALERGPNISSAQYSMDELRFPIRNKVLWGPQNEPQYTWRPNKSIERERIIEGLGGWGPGGDHLHWGANSWRFQPETFKAKTVFGQVENGAMIDWPISYEDLEPYYQLFEERIGVSGDHTKDPYHPPRDRSYPMPPTVPGYATRHFVDTASSMGYQPFPVPAAINSVDYDGRHACGYCGFCQSFGCVVEAKGDVGLTEIRKVMANPNFELRTNSTATKITVDNTNRASGVNYIDSEGCNRYVSGDIVIVASQYLQSTRLLLMSKSFSFPNGIGNNNGQVGRYFVHRAINQIIGLFDEPMNAFLGPTPRYAVNAFADNNFDPRDWDQNFIMGGNMTGAEPYGLAGQPIEFTQAPTPEGIPSWGEKYKKFISEAYTHHYTIRFYTTEPPQLNSFIDLDPKIKDSLGLPVPRVTFDWHPQAKEQFSFLQNRAYEILSAAGAKKIWGEEMQEPWVLSSHAGGSTRMGEDPNNSVVNRYCQSHEVPNLFVVGSSSMPVIGAYNPGETVGALAYWVADFIQKETRSGKQL, encoded by the coding sequence ATGAGCGTTAATAAAAAAGATGCTAATGTAATTATTGTTGGGTTTGGATGTGCAGGTGGGATTTTGGCTAGAGAACTTGCTGAATCTGGGTTGAAAGTCATAGCCTTAGAAAGAGGGCCAAATATATCTTCTGCACAGTACTCTATGGATGAATTGAGGTTTCCTATCCGAAATAAAGTGTTATGGGGACCTCAGAATGAACCTCAGTATACCTGGCGTCCTAATAAATCGATTGAAAGAGAAAGAATTATTGAAGGTTTAGGAGGTTGGGGACCAGGTGGAGACCATCTTCACTGGGGAGCTAATTCCTGGAGATTTCAGCCGGAAACTTTCAAGGCAAAAACAGTTTTTGGTCAGGTAGAAAACGGGGCTATGATTGATTGGCCAATATCATATGAAGATCTTGAACCATATTATCAACTTTTTGAAGAAAGAATAGGGGTTAGTGGTGATCATACTAAAGACCCTTATCATCCACCTAGAGACAGATCTTATCCAATGCCTCCAACTGTTCCGGGGTATGCTACTAGACACTTTGTAGATACAGCAAGTTCTATGGGTTATCAACCTTTTCCAGTGCCTGCAGCTATAAATTCAGTTGATTATGATGGCAGGCACGCGTGTGGATACTGTGGCTTTTGTCAGAGCTTTGGTTGTGTTGTTGAAGCTAAAGGAGATGTTGGGCTTACTGAAATCAGAAAAGTTATGGCTAACCCTAACTTTGAACTTCGCACAAATAGTACTGCGACAAAGATAACTGTTGATAATACAAACCGTGCTTCAGGTGTTAATTATATAGATAGTGAAGGGTGTAATCGTTATGTTAGTGGAGATATAGTCATAGTTGCATCTCAGTACCTTCAATCGACCAGATTACTTCTCATGTCAAAGTCATTTAGTTTCCCAAATGGGATAGGAAATAATAATGGGCAGGTAGGTAGATATTTTGTTCATAGGGCAATTAATCAAATAATTGGACTTTTTGATGAACCTATGAATGCTTTTCTGGGCCCTACACCTAGATATGCTGTTAATGCTTTTGCTGACAATAATTTTGATCCCAGGGATTGGGATCAAAACTTTATCATGGGAGGAAATATGACAGGGGCAGAACCTTATGGCCTTGCCGGCCAGCCAATAGAGTTTACCCAGGCCCCTACTCCTGAAGGGATTCCTTCTTGGGGAGAGAAGTACAAAAAATTTATAAGTGAAGCATATACGCACCACTATACGATAAGGTTTTACACAACTGAACCACCTCAGTTAAATAGCTTTATTGATTTAGATCCAAAAATAAAAGATAGCCTGGGTTTACCTGTTCCAAGGGTTACTTTTGATTGGCATCCTCAGGCTAAAGAACAGTTTAGTTTTTTACAAAATAGAGCTTATGAAATTCTTAGTGCAGCAGGAGCAAAAAAAATATGGGGAGAAGAGATGCAGGAGCCATGGGTGCTATCAAGTCATGCAGGAGGTTCTACTAGAATGGGTGAAGACCCAAACAATTCAGTTGTTAACCGATACTGCCAGTCACATGAAGTCCCTAACCTATTTGTAGTGGGAAGCTCTTCAATGCCAGTAATAGGTGCTTATAATCCTGGCGAAACTGTAGGTGCCTTAGCTTACTGGGTTGCAGATTTTATCCAAAAAGAAACACGAAGCGGTAAACAATTATAG
- a CDS encoding EamA family transporter, which produces MRNRLLWQSFSRCGNRQCCFINHSCYIFIFVKKINIRFGYTLSPKTISWAYVKVGVWSSLALYTIFAALNLAPVSIVNSLASMEPLGAIIFSAVMLKKHDIITPRLLIGGLVVMAGSVLIFLF; this is translated from the coding sequence ATTAGGAACCGACTTTTATGGCAGTCCTTTTCTAGGTGTGGTAATCGGCAGTGCTGTTTCATTAATCACTCTTGTTATATTTTCATTTTTGTCAAAAAAATAAATATCAGATTTGGATACACTCTTAGCCCAAAAACCATAAGCTGGGCTTATGTCAAAGTTGGGGTATGGAGCAGTCTTGCATTATATACCATCTTTGCAGCACTAAACCTTGCCCCTGTATCAATAGTAAACTCATTAGCTTCAATGGAACCCCTTGGTGCAATTATCTTTAGTGCAGTCATGCTAAAAAAACATGACATAATCACCCCACGTTTATTAATAGGTGGCTTAGTAGTAATGGCAGGAAGTGTATTAATCTTTTTATTTTAA
- a CDS encoding EamA family transporter encodes MGEFLAIIAAFLFAVSNIFANQGMIKSDYSRYEGLFVSVVVNNILNLAILPFYILFMSVPSYNFHGIMAYIIAGFLTSFLGRYLLFECIERIKASRATVLKITAPVFTVILGVTVLNENLSPFELLGIAVVLIGVLVVSQDTQRFMNKNKSSEQNDNNKEKVKLNSVNYSKAKIGIILGILAGLSLGSGNVFRKLGTDFYGSPFLGVVIGSAVSLITLVIFSFLSKK; translated from the coding sequence ATGGGAGAATTTTTAGCAATCATTGCAGCTTTTTTATTTGCGGTAAGTAATATATTCGCTAATCAGGGCATGATTAAAAGTGATTACAGCAGATATGAAGGATTATTTGTCAGTGTAGTAGTTAATAATATATTAAACTTAGCTATTCTACCTTTCTATATTTTGTTTATGTCAGTTCCATCTTATAATTTTCATGGCATAATGGCATATATAATCGCGGGTTTTCTAACCTCATTTTTAGGAAGATACCTTCTTTTTGAGTGTATAGAAAGGATTAAGGCCTCTAGAGCAACAGTTCTAAAGATAACCGCTCCAGTATTTACTGTAATCTTAGGCGTCACGGTTCTTAACGAAAACCTTAGTCCGTTTGAACTTTTAGGCATCGCTGTAGTGTTAATCGGGGTTTTAGTTGTTTCACAGGATACACAGAGGTTTATGAACAAAAATAAATCCAGTGAGCAGAACGATAATAATAAAGAAAAAGTTAAATTAAATAGTGTTAATTATAGCAAGGCTAAGATCGGAATAATTTTAGGGATTCTTGCAGGGTTGTCCCTTGGTTCCGGTAATGTTTTTCGAAAATTAGGAACCGACTTTTATGGCAGTCCTTTTCTAGGTGTGGTAATCGGCAGTGCTGTTTCATTAATCACTCTTGTTATATTTTCATTTTTGTCAAAAAAATAA
- a CDS encoding cell wall hydrolase, with protein MLQSNRKIHLFKVTKALGILTLALVILVLPIMSGGVGASDDYRRLEVSDYERDLMAKAVYSEARGEPYEGQVAVAAVVINRVLDDRWPNDVEGVIFEPWAFTAVHDGQFWLSPDQTAHDAVEDAIKGWDPSNGAPFYYNPVTATSQWIFTRDPVTSIGKHVFAY; from the coding sequence TTGTTACAATCAAACAGAAAAATTCACTTATTTAAAGTTACTAAAGCTTTAGGAATACTTACATTAGCGTTAGTTATTCTTGTATTACCTATTATGAGTGGGGGAGTAGGTGCTTCAGACGATTATAGGCGACTAGAAGTATCAGATTATGAAAGAGATCTTATGGCCAAAGCAGTTTACAGTGAAGCAAGGGGAGAGCCTTATGAAGGACAAGTGGCCGTAGCAGCAGTGGTTATTAATAGAGTGCTAGATGATCGGTGGCCAAATGATGTTGAAGGAGTAATTTTTGAGCCCTGGGCTTTTACTGCAGTTCATGACGGACAGTTTTGGTTAAGCCCAGATCAAACTGCTCATGATGCAGTAGAAGATGCCATAAAAGGATGGGATCCTAGCAATGGTGCGCCATTTTACTATAATCCTGTGACAGCGACATCACAGTGGATTTTTACAAGAGATCCTGTAACAAGTATTGGAAAACATGTTTTTGCATATTAA